In Kryptolebias marmoratus isolate JLee-2015 linkage group LG4, ASM164957v2, whole genome shotgun sequence, the following proteins share a genomic window:
- the LOC108231522 gene encoding inhibin beta B chain, with protein sequence MQLFTSRWRMAPSFSLILLTPFLLKGLWVSGSPACATCGLPPMEKDAEERMMIEFAKQQLLDKLHLKERPNITETVPRVALLTALRKLHSGRVRQDGTLELESNVPTKDKGYEIVSFADTNDSERGDKANLSLTFQFLQERGKSIQVLQSSLWIYTQSSQDPQRSSRLLARVFLSADGEMSGSNRTLVIEKMLEVQESNWHTFPITRTLQSFLDGGERRLQLEVSCEEDGKNLCSLDGSADTPNRPFLVAQVRLRDDHSKHLIRKRSLRCGEHVTVCCKKDFYIKFKDIQWDEWIIAPEGYHMNYCIGQCPLHLSGSPGIASSFHATVFSQLKVNGINTGTSSCCIPTERRPLSMVYFNSQHSIVKTDVSDMIVESCGCT encoded by the exons ATGCAACTGTTTACTTCACGCTGGAGGATGGCGCCgtctttttctctcattttgctGACACCCTTTCTGTTAAAGGGTCTTTGGGTCAGCGGCTCTCCGGCTTGCGCCACCTGCGGCTTGCCGCCGATGGAGAAAGACGCAGAGGAGAGGATGATGATAGAATTCGCCAAACAGCAACTTTTGGACAAACTCCACCTGAAAGAGAGGCCAAACATCACTGAAACCGTGCCCCGGGTTGCGCTCCTCACTGCGCTACGCAAACTGCACTCGGGACGCGTGAGACAGGATGGCACTCTGGAGCTAGAAAGCAATGTACCAACCAAAGATAAAGGCTATGAAATAGTGAGCTTTGCAGATACAA ATGACTCAGAGAGGGGTGATAAGGCCAACCTTAGCCTCACCtttcagtttctgcaggaaCGCGGCAAGAGCATCCAGGTCCTCCAGTCGTCTCTGTGGATCTACACCCAGTCCTCTCAGGACCCCCAGCGGAGCTCCCGTCTTCTTGCCCGGgtcttcctctctgcagacgGAGAAATGTCCGGCTCCAACCGCACCCTGGTGATAGAAAAGATGCTGGAAGTTCAGGAGAGTAACTGGCACACGTTCCCCATCACCCGCACGCTGCAGTCTTTCTTGGACGGAGGCGAAAGGCGGCTGCAGCTCGAGGTCAGTTGTGAAGAAGACGGGAAGAACCTTTGCTCTCTGGATGGCTCTGCCGACACACCCAACCGGCCTTTCCTGGTCGCTCAAGTACGCCTACGTGACGACCACTCCAAGCACTTAATCAGAAAGCGTTCGTTGCGTTGCGGCGAACATGTAACAGTCTGCTGCAAGAAAGACTTTTACATCAAGTTCAAGGATATCCAGTGGGACGAGTGGATCATTGCACCTGAAGGCTACCACATGAACTACTGCATTGGCCAGTGTCCCCTGCATCTGTCTGGTTCTCCAGGCATAGCATCCTCATTCCATGCCACCGTCTTCAGCCAGCTCAAAGTCAACGGCATCAACACGGGCACGTCGTCCTGCTGCATTCCCACCGAGCGCCGGCCACTCTCCATGGTCTACTTTAACTCTCAGCACAGCATTGTCAAAACAGATGTCTCTGACATGATAGTGGAGTCCTGTGGATGCACATAA